AGTGATTGATTCATTTGCGACGGCAGGCAAAGCCACGCGGAACATTTGCGGCAAAATTATCTTGTTCGTTGTCTGCCATTTGCTAAAGCCGAGGACCTGCGCTGCCTCGTACTGTCCTTTATCGATTGACAGCAGTCCTCCACGGAAAATCTCCGCGAAATACGCTGCGTAGTTCAGCACAAAGCCGAGGCATGCAGCTACGAATCGATCCATAACCAAGTATTCTCCGATCACTGGCAAGAGAGGGAGACCAAAGACAAAAAACAATAGCTGTAATAATAGAGGCGTTCCACGCATGACATACACATAGGTGTGCGCGAACCAAGACAGACCTCTGTTGCTGCTATTCGCCATTAAGGTAATGAGAAATCCCAATGGAATCGATGCAAGGATAGCGATAAAGAACAGCAACACCGTCATCTGCGCCCCTTCTAGCATGGGCACGGTAATGGAGATAATATAGTCT
The window above is part of the Brevibacillus antibioticus genome. Proteins encoded here:
- a CDS encoding amino acid ABC transporter permease, encoding MSLDYIISITVPMLEGAQMTVLLFFIAILASIPLGFLITLMANSSNRGLSWFAHTYVYVMRGTPLLLQLLFFVFGLPLLPVIGEYLVMDRFVAACLGFVLNYAAYFAEIFRGGLLSIDKGQYEAAQVLGFSKWQTTNKIILPQMFRVALPAVANESITLVKDTALLYAVAVPELLHFAQTAVNRDFTIVPFFIAGIIYLLMTLLLTLFFKWLEKRFKFE